Proteins co-encoded in one Flavobacterium sp. M31R6 genomic window:
- a CDS encoding Nramp family divalent metal transporter: MSKSLEEVHQSVATQNKTSVFRKILAFFGPAYLVSVGYMDPGNWATDIAGGSQFGYALLWVLLMSNLMALLLQSLSARLGIVTQRDLAQASRETYSKFINYILYFLAEIAIAACDLAEVLGMAIGINLLFGIPLIEAVMITVLDTFLLLFLINKGIRKMEAFIIVLVMIIGLSFIFEMIFAQPEMGKVLYGLIPSLPNESALYIAIGIIGATVMPHNLYLHSSLVQTRKFDRSPAGIKQAIKYNFIDSTIALNLAFFVNAAILILAAATFYKNGMFEVAEIQDAYRFLQPILGTKWAPVLFAVALIAAGQSSTVTGTLAGQIVMEGYLNLRIQPWVRRIITRLIAIVPAMIVIFIFGESVTGKMLILSQVILSLQLGFAIIPLIHFVSDKRKMKGFHISRTTQFASWIVALIIVSLNAKLVFSEIQGWLETSENPLILWLTVVPLAISFLILLLYIVIKPFVTKSKPDIQNHSPHLLSLKFSSTGTYSNKDIAVSVDFSSADEAALNHAFELGGMEAKYTLIHVVETVGAMMYGNEVDDHETTIDEKLLLEYKEMLSQKGFKIETELGFGNPTKIIPTIINKGSFDILVMGTHGHTGLKDLIFGTTVDKLRHKISIPLFIVKN, translated from the coding sequence ATGAGTAAATCACTTGAAGAGGTTCACCAATCGGTGGCGACGCAAAATAAAACTTCTGTATTCAGGAAAATATTGGCCTTTTTCGGTCCGGCCTATTTGGTTAGTGTTGGGTATATGGATCCAGGAAACTGGGCGACGGACATAGCCGGAGGGAGTCAGTTTGGATATGCATTATTATGGGTATTGTTGATGAGTAATTTGATGGCGTTGCTGTTGCAAAGCCTAAGTGCCCGACTTGGAATCGTTACACAACGTGATTTGGCCCAAGCATCACGGGAAACCTATTCGAAATTCATTAATTATATTCTTTACTTTCTAGCCGAAATTGCCATAGCTGCCTGTGATCTTGCCGAGGTTTTAGGAATGGCCATTGGTATCAATTTATTGTTTGGTATTCCGCTGATAGAAGCGGTCATGATTACGGTTTTGGATACATTTTTATTGCTTTTTCTAATCAATAAAGGCATTCGTAAAATGGAAGCGTTTATCATTGTACTTGTTATGATCATTGGATTATCTTTTATATTCGAAATGATATTTGCACAGCCAGAAATGGGGAAAGTGCTTTACGGTTTGATTCCTTCTTTGCCTAATGAATCAGCACTTTATATTGCCATTGGAATCATTGGAGCCACGGTAATGCCACACAATTTGTATTTGCATTCTTCTTTGGTGCAAACCAGAAAATTTGACCGAAGTCCTGCAGGAATCAAACAGGCGATTAAGTATAATTTTATCGATTCGACGATTGCTCTAAACTTGGCTTTCTTTGTAAATGCGGCTATTTTAATTCTGGCGGCAGCGACATTTTATAAAAATGGAATGTTTGAAGTGGCCGAAATTCAAGATGCTTACCGTTTTCTGCAACCGATATTAGGAACCAAGTGGGCTCCTGTTTTATTTGCGGTAGCCTTAATAGCCGCAGGACAAAGCTCGACGGTTACCGGAACATTGGCTGGGCAAATTGTGATGGAGGGTTATTTAAATTTGCGAATTCAGCCTTGGGTTCGTCGAATTATTACTCGTTTAATCGCCATTGTACCTGCCATGATTGTTATTTTTATTTTTGGCGAAAGCGTTACTGGAAAAATGTTGATCCTTAGTCAGGTAATTTTAAGTTTACAATTAGGGTTTGCTATCATTCCGCTGATTCATTTTGTGAGTGATAAAAGAAAAATGAAGGGATTTCATATTAGCAGAACAACGCAATTTGCATCTTGGATAGTGGCTTTGATCATTGTTTCACTCAACGCCAAATTGGTTTTTTCGGAAATACAAGGATGGTTGGAAACTTCAGAAAATCCATTAATTCTGTGGTTGACGGTAGTGCCCTTGGCAATTAGTTTCTTGATTTTATTGCTTTATATCGTAATTAAACCTTTTGTGACAAAATCAAAACCAGATATTCAAAACCATTCTCCGCATCTTTTGAGTTTGAAATTTTCTTCAACAGGAACCTACTCTAATAAAGACATTGCTGTTTCAGTCGATTTTTCTTCTGCAGATGAAGCGGCTTTAAACCATGCTTTTGAATTGGGAGGAATGGAGGCTAAATATACTTTAATACATGTGGTAGAAACCGTTGGAGCTATGATGTATGGAAATGAAGTTGACGATCACGAAACCACTATAGATGAAAAGCTATTGTTGGAATATAAAGAAATGCTTTCGCAAAAAGGCTTTAAAATTGAAACTGAATTAGGGTTTGGAAATCCTACCAAGATTATTCCAACGATAATAAATAAGGGTAGTTTTGATATTTTGGTCATGGGAACACATGGTCATACGGGTTTGAAAGATCTAATTTTTGGTACTACGGTTGATAAACTGCGCCATAAAATTTCAATACCTTTGTTTATTGTTAAAAATTAA
- a CDS encoding metal-dependent transcriptional regulator — protein MTFSEENYLKSIYHLTTSLDSEVSTNAIAEMMETKASSVTDMLKKLAEKDLVNYKKYQGVSLTENGKLAAKMIVRKHRLWEVFLVEKLDFSWDEVHDIAEQLEHIKSEKLINKLDDFLGNPTEDPHGDPIPDAQGRMIAIEKQLLSELLANQSGICVGVKDNSSDFLKYLDKQQIGLGTKIAVVTKETFDLSLKIKVNDSEFVISNKIACNLFVKVV, from the coding sequence ATGACTTTCTCCGAAGAAAATTACCTGAAATCCATATATCACCTTACCACTAGTCTTGATAGTGAAGTAAGCACCAATGCTATTGCCGAAATGATGGAAACCAAAGCTTCCTCTGTAACGGATATGCTTAAAAAATTGGCCGAAAAGGATTTGGTGAATTATAAAAAATACCAAGGGGTTTCATTGACTGAAAACGGAAAGCTTGCAGCCAAAATGATTGTGCGAAAACATCGTTTATGGGAAGTATTTTTGGTTGAAAAACTTGATTTTTCTTGGGATGAAGTTCATGATATTGCCGAACAACTCGAGCATATCAAATCTGAAAAACTAATCAATAAGCTCGATGATTTTCTTGGGAATCCTACTGAAGATCCACATGGCGATCCAATACCGGATGCGCAAGGACGAATGATTGCGATAGAAAAACAATTGTTATCTGAACTGTTGGCAAATCAATCCGGAATATGTGTAGGGGTAAAGGACAATTCTTCCGATTTTTTGAAATATCTTGACAAACAACAAATTGGATTGGGAACCAAAATCGCAGTGGTTACTAAGGAAACATTTGATTTGTCTCTTAAAATAAAAGTGAACGATTCCGAATTTGTTATTTCCAATAAGATTGCTTGTAATTTGTTTGTGAAAGTAGTGTAG
- a CDS encoding DUF4440 domain-containing protein yields MKRTFIKGLVVSSVLLLLISCKKEEPTVVIDANQIKEEIQAKENEFADTYNSGVVKNIGYHADDAITYPQNSAPVVGKAAIVEFLKTHRDTISVGKKISFKTDEVFVSNDGNQVVEVGTYKVVDSTEAVVNSGNYMSLFVKRNGKYVCLRDMSTSDLPNE; encoded by the coding sequence ATGAAAAGAACGTTTATTAAAGGATTAGTTGTATCAAGTGTATTGTTATTATTAATTTCCTGTAAAAAAGAAGAGCCGACAGTAGTTATTGACGCTAACCAAATCAAAGAAGAAATTCAAGCCAAGGAAAATGAATTTGCTGACACTTACAACTCTGGAGTAGTCAAAAACATAGGGTATCATGCTGATGATGCCATAACCTATCCACAAAATAGTGCGCCAGTAGTGGGAAAAGCCGCAATCGTTGAGTTTTTAAAAACGCACAGGGATACCATATCAGTAGGCAAAAAAATCTCATTTAAAACCGACGAAGTATTTGTATCAAATGATGGAAACCAAGTAGTGGAGGTTGGTACTTATAAAGTAGTTGATTCTACAGAGGCCGTTGTAAATTCAGGAAATTACATGAGCTTATTTGTAAAAAGAAACGGTAAATATGTTTGCTTAAGAGACATGAGCACATCAGATTTGCCAAACGAATAA
- a CDS encoding FeoB-associated Cys-rich membrane protein has product MACRTACFYEYIGLCSGIHCFSNLKIAIMIQEIIAFVILVLALAFLIRKFFFKKKSDKNCGSGDCGCS; this is encoded by the coding sequence ATGGCCTGCCGGACAGCTTGTTTTTATGAGTACATTGGCTTATGTAGTGGCATTCATTGCTTTTCAAATCTTAAAATAGCCATTATGATTCAAGAAATAATAGCCTTTGTAATCCTTGTACTCGCACTTGCTTTTTTGATTCGAAAATTTTTCTTCAAAAAAAAATCGGATAAAAACTGTGGAAGTGGTGATTGTGGATGTAGTTAA
- the feoB gene encoding ferrous iron transport protein B, whose protein sequence is MSLKNINVALIGNPNVGKTSVFNQLTGLNQQVGNYPGITVEKKMGFCKLPNNIKANILDLPGTYSLNASSIDESVVIELLLNKNDRLYPDVALVVTDVENLKRNLLLYTQIKDLEIPTILVINMADRMEHKGITLDIPYLEEHLKTKIALISSRKGHGIEELKNLIVSYKTISSEPCLNASVIDVEYFNSLRHAFPNQLLYKLWLVITQDVNFLNLERNEIRSTFTKSHSDLKRLQQKETIKRYQFINDVLKEGLKVDSTVAKDFRSKLDRILTHKVWGYVIFFIILFVIFQSIFQWSKIPMDFIDSTFASLSALASAHLPSGMLTDLISQGIIPGIGGILIFIPQIAFLFLFISILEESGYMSRVVFLMDKIMRRFGLSGKSVVPLISGTACAIPAIMATRNIENWKERLITILVTPFTTCSARLPVYAIIIGLVIPDTYVLGILNVQGLTLMLLYVIGFGMAILSAYILNIILKVKGKTFFVVEMPNYKLPMFKNVAINVIEKTKAFVFGAGKIILAISIILWFLASYGPGKQFKNAEQIILENTKAHPLSTTEFNNAVASQKLENSYIGLMGRGIEPVISPLGYDWKIGIAIISSFAAREVFVGTLATIYSVGGTDNENTIKNKMAEEVNPVTGEKIFNFASGISLLMFYAFAMQCASTLAITKKETNSWKWPAGQLVFMSTLAYVVAFIAFQILK, encoded by the coding sequence ATGAGTTTAAAAAACATCAATGTTGCTTTAATTGGAAATCCAAACGTAGGGAAAACTTCGGTTTTTAATCAGCTTACGGGCTTGAACCAACAAGTGGGAAACTATCCAGGAATTACCGTGGAGAAAAAAATGGGTTTTTGCAAATTACCCAACAATATCAAAGCGAACATTCTTGATTTACCAGGAACTTATAGTTTAAATGCTAGTTCCATTGATGAAAGCGTCGTTATTGAACTTTTGCTTAACAAAAACGACCGTCTCTATCCAGACGTGGCACTTGTGGTTACTGACGTTGAGAATCTAAAACGAAATTTACTTCTTTATACCCAAATAAAAGACCTTGAAATTCCAACCATTTTAGTCATTAATATGGCCGATAGAATGGAACACAAAGGCATTACTCTTGATATACCTTATCTAGAAGAACATTTAAAAACCAAGATTGCTCTAATTAGCTCCAGAAAAGGACATGGAATTGAGGAATTGAAGAACTTAATCGTTAGTTATAAAACCATTTCTTCAGAACCGTGCTTGAATGCGTCGGTGATTGACGTCGAGTATTTCAATAGTCTTCGTCACGCATTTCCCAACCAACTACTTTATAAATTATGGTTGGTAATTACCCAAGATGTCAACTTTTTGAATTTGGAGCGTAACGAAATTCGAAGCACTTTTACCAAATCACATTCGGATTTGAAACGTTTGCAACAAAAAGAAACTATCAAACGCTATCAGTTCATCAATGATGTTTTAAAAGAAGGTTTAAAAGTTGACTCAACTGTTGCCAAGGATTTCCGAAGTAAGCTAGACCGCATCCTTACTCACAAAGTATGGGGATATGTAATTTTCTTCATCATATTGTTTGTGATTTTTCAGTCTATTTTTCAGTGGTCCAAGATTCCGATGGATTTTATCGACAGTACTTTTGCCTCTTTAAGTGCATTAGCGAGTGCACATTTGCCTTCAGGAATGCTGACCGATTTGATTTCACAAGGAATAATACCAGGAATTGGAGGTATTTTAATTTTCATTCCACAAATTGCCTTTTTATTTTTATTCATTTCCATACTTGAAGAGAGCGGCTATATGAGTCGCGTGGTGTTCTTGATGGATAAAATTATGCGCCGATTTGGATTGTCCGGCAAGAGTGTAGTTCCTTTAATTTCGGGAACAGCCTGTGCCATTCCAGCAATTATGGCAACTCGAAACATCGAAAACTGGAAAGAACGTTTAATCACCATACTCGTAACCCCTTTCACCACTTGCTCGGCACGACTACCGGTTTATGCCATTATTATTGGATTGGTTATCCCGGATACTTATGTTTTAGGGATATTAAATGTACAGGGATTGACTTTAATGCTTTTGTATGTTATTGGTTTTGGAATGGCGATATTATCCGCTTATATCCTAAATATCATTCTAAAGGTAAAAGGCAAAACATTCTTTGTGGTGGAAATGCCCAACTATAAGTTGCCAATGTTCAAGAACGTCGCCATTAACGTAATTGAAAAAACAAAAGCCTTTGTTTTTGGCGCCGGAAAAATTATTTTGGCAATATCTATTATCTTATGGTTTTTGGCCTCTTATGGCCCAGGAAAACAGTTTAAAAACGCCGAACAGATAATATTGGAGAATACCAAAGCACATCCATTATCAACAACCGAGTTCAATAATGCTGTCGCTTCGCAAAAATTAGAGAATTCTTATATTGGTCTAATGGGAAGAGGTATTGAACCCGTTATTTCTCCATTAGGTTATGACTGGAAAATTGGCATTGCCATTATCAGTTCGTTTGCGGCAAGAGAGGTGTTTGTAGGAACCTTGGCAACCATCTATAGTGTGGGCGGAACAGACAATGAAAATACTATAAAAAACAAAATGGCCGAAGAAGTAAATCCTGTAACCGGTGAAAAAATATTCAATTTTGCATCAGGAATATCATTACTTATGTTTTATGCTTTTGCCATGCAATGCGCCAGTACTCTTGCCATTACAAAAAAAGAAACCAACTCCTGGAAATGGCCTGCCGGACAGCTTGTTTTTATGAGTACATTGGCTTATGTAGTGGCATTCATTGCTTTTCAAATCTTAAAATAG
- a CDS encoding FeoA family protein has product MQTTIHSLKKGQKAIILDFDIDVIPLKLLEMGCLPGNEVELLQIAPFGDPLYLNINGSHLAIRIETAKQIGVKLIKNKQK; this is encoded by the coding sequence TTGCAAACAACGATACATTCACTCAAAAAAGGGCAAAAAGCCATTATACTGGATTTTGATATCGATGTTATCCCATTAAAACTGTTAGAAATGGGTTGTTTGCCCGGCAATGAAGTCGAATTACTTCAAATTGCTCCCTTTGGAGATCCTTTGTATTTGAATATTAACGGTTCTCATCTTGCCATTCGTATTGAAACTGCAAAACAAATCGGAGTGAAACTCATTAAAAATAAACAAAAATGA
- a CDS encoding SCO family protein: protein MLSILKKYRVYIGIVLIFSIITLYLFYSALKPSKTLPIYNPSDVNPELVDSTVQYIRKYHTIADFSFVNQNGKTVTQKDYEGKVYVADFFFTTCGSICPKMTTNLVDVQKAIKNNPKVMLLSHTVFPETDSVPALKAYAKKYGVIDGKWNLVTGDKKEIYTMARKSYLAVKLGKPEQLYDMVHTENFVLVDQKRRVRGFYDGTKKEDIQRLIEDINWLCSNEKNE, encoded by the coding sequence ATGTTATCTATTCTAAAAAAATACAGAGTCTATATTGGTATTGTATTAATTTTTTCCATCATAACACTTTACTTGTTTTATTCGGCTTTGAAACCCAGTAAAACATTGCCAATCTATAATCCTTCGGATGTAAACCCAGAATTGGTGGACAGTACCGTACAATACATCCGCAAGTACCACACGATTGCCGATTTCTCTTTTGTGAACCAAAACGGAAAAACCGTTACCCAAAAAGATTATGAAGGCAAAGTATATGTCGCCGACTTTTTCTTTACGACTTGTGGTTCAATTTGCCCAAAAATGACCACCAATTTAGTCGATGTACAAAAAGCAATCAAGAACAATCCAAAAGTAATGTTGCTTTCCCATACCGTTTTCCCTGAGACCGACAGTGTCCCTGCTTTAAAGGCTTATGCCAAAAAGTATGGTGTTATTGATGGAAAATGGAACTTGGTAACGGGCGACAAAAAGGAAATTTATACCATGGCCAGAAAGTCTTACTTGGCTGTAAAACTTGGAAAACCGGAACAATTGTATGACATGGTACACACCGAAAATTTTGTTTTGGTAGACCAAAAAAGACGTGTTCGCGGTTTTTATGACGGAACCAAGAAAGAGGACATACAGCGATTAATTGAAGATATTAATTGGCTTTGTTCCAATGAAAAAAATGAGTAA
- a CDS encoding DMT family transporter produces the protein MRTKIQTAFKSRVNAIGLPILALCWVSFFWGTTWLASKEGVKHMPALQLAGIRQFIGGSLYLAFFLLKGTPWPKGKQWKTIIILSLLNFVLSNGLSTWGVKYISSGLGAIIGAMVPLWIVLISIFKGERVTRLAVLGILVCFGGVCVIFYEHLLDFLQPDFQFGIILSIAATITWAFGTLYTKKKAASFNPYFSLGLQMFISSIFLFSFVGATGASIPLSEIPANSWWSILYLVLIGSVLTFIAFIYALQKLPTELSSVYAYVNPIVAVILGAFIFGEPLTTAIIFGGSITLIGLYLINYAMRKKKNSSEAIM, from the coding sequence TTGAGAACAAAAATACAAACCGCTTTTAAATCAAGAGTAAATGCCATTGGGCTACCTATTTTGGCTTTATGTTGGGTAAGCTTTTTTTGGGGCACCACTTGGCTGGCCTCCAAAGAAGGGGTGAAACACATGCCAGCGTTACAGCTTGCGGGGATTAGGCAATTTATTGGAGGTTCTTTGTATCTCGCCTTTTTCTTGCTTAAAGGAACACCTTGGCCAAAAGGAAAACAATGGAAAACCATCATCATTTTAAGTTTACTCAATTTTGTTTTAAGCAACGGACTCAGCACGTGGGGTGTAAAATACATCAGCAGTGGATTGGGCGCAATTATTGGTGCAATGGTTCCTTTATGGATTGTGCTCATTAGTATTTTTAAGGGTGAGAGAGTTACCAGACTGGCTGTTTTGGGAATTTTGGTTTGTTTTGGAGGGGTTTGTGTTATTTTTTATGAGCATCTGCTCGACTTTTTACAACCTGACTTTCAATTTGGAATAATTCTTTCGATAGCGGCAACAATTACTTGGGCTTTTGGCACATTATATACCAAGAAAAAAGCAGCGAGTTTTAACCCTTATTTTAGTTTGGGATTGCAAATGTTTATTTCCAGCATTTTTCTTTTTTCCTTTGTTGGAGCTACGGGTGCTAGCATTCCGCTTTCAGAAATTCCGGCCAATTCCTGGTGGTCAATTCTCTATTTGGTTCTTATTGGTTCGGTTTTAACTTTTATTGCTTTTATTTATGCCCTGCAAAAACTCCCAACTGAATTGAGCAGTGTTTATGCTTATGTGAACCCAATTGTTGCGGTGATTTTGGGCGCTTTTATTTTTGGGGAACCATTAACCACGGCAATTATTTTTGGCGGAAGCATAACTTTAATTGGATTATATCTGATTAATTATGCGATGCGAAAAAAGAAAAATAGCAGCGAAGCTATAATGTAG
- a CDS encoding NAD-dependent epimerase/dehydratase family protein, whose translation MRQISILGCGWLGLPLAKALLTNGFSVKGSTTSEGKLSTLKSLGINPFLIALDSKNITGAIEDFLNGSETLIIDIPPQLRGKNLETSASNEKVFVEKIKTLIPYIEKSTIKNVLFISSTSVYGEVNGMISEETVPKPNTESGKQLLEAESLFQNNNNFKSTILRFGGLIGEDRNPIKSLAGKINLENPKTPINFIHQEDCIGIILKIIATDFWNEIYNGVSPFHPTRETYYTQKATELALPLPQFDHSKPSIGKLILSDKVETDLGYSFIKTNL comes from the coding sequence ATGAGACAAATAAGCATATTGGGCTGTGGCTGGTTGGGTTTGCCTTTGGCGAAAGCCTTACTAACAAATGGGTTTTCCGTGAAAGGCTCGACTACATCTGAAGGAAAACTTTCTACATTAAAATCATTAGGCATTAATCCTTTTTTGATTGCGCTTGACAGCAAAAATATAACAGGTGCAATCGAAGACTTTCTCAATGGAAGTGAAACTTTGATTATTGACATTCCACCACAATTGAGAGGAAAAAACTTAGAAACTTCAGCTTCGAATGAAAAGGTATTTGTCGAAAAAATAAAAACACTGATTCCATATATTGAAAAATCGACGATTAAAAATGTACTTTTTATAAGCTCAACTTCCGTTTACGGCGAAGTCAATGGAATGATATCCGAAGAAACTGTTCCAAAACCCAATACTGAAAGTGGCAAACAATTACTGGAAGCGGAATCACTTTTTCAGAATAACAACAACTTCAAAAGTACGATCCTCCGTTTTGGCGGACTCATTGGCGAGGACCGAAATCCGATAAAGTCTTTAGCAGGTAAAATAAATCTTGAAAATCCAAAAACTCCTATCAACTTTATTCATCAGGAAGATTGCATTGGTATTATTCTTAAAATCATAGCTACTGATTTCTGGAACGAAATTTACAATGGTGTGAGTCCTTTCCATCCCACAAGAGAGACTTATTATACACAAAAAGCAACCGAATTAGCCTTACCTTTGCCGCAATTTGACCATTCAAAGCCTTCTATTGGGAAACTGATTTTGAGTGATAAAGTAGAAACTGATTTAGGTTATTCCTTCATTAAAACCAATTTGTAA
- a CDS encoding rhodanese-like domain-containing protein, translated as MEAQIKHYENKLAFEMDPSDLFDALNSGEKVIALDARKAFGFEAEHIPNAINIPHREMSPETTAHLDKEFLYVTYCDGIGCNASTKGALNMTKLGFKVKELIGGIEWWKFDGYATEGTQGNKDGAKFECAC; from the coding sequence ATGGAAGCACAAATAAAACATTATGAAAACAAATTGGCATTCGAAATGGATCCGTCCGATTTGTTTGACGCTTTGAACAGTGGTGAAAAAGTAATTGCTCTCGACGCCCGAAAAGCATTTGGATTTGAGGCAGAACATATTCCAAATGCCATAAATATTCCGCATCGCGAAATGAGTCCGGAAACAACCGCTCACTTGGACAAAGAATTTTTGTATGTAACTTATTGCGATGGAATTGGCTGTAATGCTTCGACAAAAGGGGCTCTGAATATGACCAAATTGGGATTTAAAGTAAAAGAATTAATAGGTGGAATTGAGTGGTGGAAATTTGATGGCTATGCTACCGAGGGAACTCAAGGAAATAAAGATGGAGCGAAATTTGAATGTGCTTGTTGA